A stretch of the Arthrobacter stackebrandtii genome encodes the following:
- a CDS encoding adenylate kinase — protein sequence MTRMLIIGPPGSGKGTQAERITADLGIVAISTGDIFRANVKGETPLGLEAKKYIDKGDFVPDSVTNNMVRARLAESDVADGFLLDGYPRTSPQVDELDDILASAGVELDIVVQLTADDEELVKRLLGRALETGRTDDTEEVIRHRLDLYREQTEVVVARYAERGILAKVDGLGEMDDVTARVMDAINKRKAA from the coding sequence ATGACAAGAATGCTGATCATTGGACCCCCCGGGTCAGGCAAAGGAACACAGGCGGAACGCATCACGGCAGATCTGGGCATCGTAGCCATCTCCACCGGCGATATTTTCCGTGCCAACGTCAAGGGTGAAACGCCCCTTGGCCTCGAGGCCAAGAAGTACATTGACAAGGGCGATTTCGTGCCGGATAGCGTCACCAACAACATGGTGCGCGCCCGCCTGGCCGAGAGCGACGTCGCGGACGGTTTCCTGCTTGACGGCTACCCGCGCACCTCTCCCCAGGTGGACGAGCTTGACGACATCCTGGCCTCGGCCGGCGTCGAACTCGACATTGTGGTCCAGCTGACGGCCGACGACGAGGAGCTCGTCAAGCGCCTGCTGGGCCGCGCCCTGGAAACCGGGCGCACGGATGACACCGAAGAGGTCATCCGCCACCGCCTGGACCTCTACCGGGAACAGACCGAGGTTGTGGTGGCCCGCTATGCGGAGCGCGGCATCCTGGCCAAGGTTGACGGACTCGGCGAGATGGACGATGTGACCGCCAGGGTCATGGACGCCATCAACAAGCGCAAGGCAGCCTAG
- the map gene encoding type I methionyl aminopeptidase: MAFGQQRIEYKTIDQMRIMRRSGLILDAALKKTVAAVAPGVTTGDLDAIFAAELKKAGATSNFLGYHGFPATICTSVNEEVVHGIPGKRVLEAGDLISIDGGAIVEGWHSDSARSVIVGGPADEDPADRRLSDITEEAMWRGIAAMASAKYVGDIGDAIDEYVTSQPGKELGILEDYVGHGIGSAMHMPPDVLNYSSKHRGPKLKPGMCLALEPMLVRGGLETVTLEDDWTVVTTDKARAAHWEHSVAVHAKGIWVLTADDGGAERLAPWGVTPVPLD, from the coding sequence ATGGCATTCGGCCAGCAAAGAATTGAATACAAGACCATCGACCAGATGCGCATCATGCGCCGCAGCGGACTCATCCTCGATGCCGCACTGAAGAAGACGGTGGCCGCAGTAGCCCCCGGCGTCACCACTGGCGACCTCGACGCCATCTTCGCCGCCGAGCTGAAGAAGGCCGGCGCCACCTCCAACTTCCTGGGCTACCACGGCTTCCCGGCCACCATCTGCACCTCGGTCAACGAGGAGGTCGTCCACGGCATCCCGGGCAAGCGCGTCCTGGAGGCGGGCGACCTGATCTCCATCGACGGCGGTGCCATCGTTGAAGGCTGGCACTCCGACTCCGCCCGCAGCGTGATCGTGGGCGGCCCCGCCGACGAGGACCCCGCCGACCGCCGCCTTTCCGACATCACGGAGGAGGCCATGTGGCGCGGCATTGCCGCCATGGCCTCCGCCAAGTACGTGGGCGACATCGGCGACGCCATCGACGAGTACGTCACCTCGCAGCCCGGGAAGGAACTGGGCATCCTGGAGGACTACGTGGGGCACGGCATCGGTTCGGCCATGCACATGCCGCCGGATGTGCTCAACTACTCATCCAAGCACCGTGGCCCCAAGCTCAAGCCCGGCATGTGCCTTGCCCTGGAGCCCATGCTGGTCCGCGGCGGCCTGGAAACGGTCACCCTGGAGGACGACTGGACAGTTGTCACCACCGACAAGGCCCGTGCCGCGCACTGGGAGCACTCGGTCGCCGTCCATGCCAAGGGCATTTGGGTGCTCACCGCGGACGACGGCGGTGCGGAGCGGCTTGCGCCGTGGGGCGTCACCCCGGTGCCGCTGGACTAG
- a CDS encoding glycerophosphodiester phosphodiesterase, which yields MKLFAHRGVSAHLPENTMAAFARAVELGVAGIELDVQLSGDNVPVVIHDDSVDRTTNGTGATDEFTAHQLGLLDAGSGEGVPTLAQVLGLAAGKLRVNIELKDGQAVGPVAAVVADIPGLDWFASSADWNALAQMVRQVPGAKVYPLCVGTFDKFRAVLSDGVDGEDFASRDLQAAVDFAVRHGGEGVSVWEAGLDAADVAAIHDAGLQAWVWTVNDSTRAAELLALGVDGICTDDPELLRGASGAGRAGIPDGALAGVGG from the coding sequence ATGAAACTATTTGCCCACCGGGGCGTCTCAGCCCACCTGCCGGAGAACACCATGGCTGCGTTCGCGCGGGCCGTTGAACTCGGCGTCGCAGGCATTGAACTGGATGTCCAGCTCTCGGGGGACAACGTGCCGGTCGTCATCCACGACGACAGCGTGGACCGCACCACCAACGGCACCGGCGCAACGGACGAATTCACCGCGCACCAGCTGGGACTGCTGGATGCAGGATCCGGCGAAGGCGTGCCCACGCTCGCGCAGGTGCTGGGCCTGGCCGCCGGCAAGCTGCGCGTCAACATTGAACTCAAGGACGGGCAGGCAGTGGGCCCCGTCGCCGCTGTCGTGGCCGACATTCCGGGGCTCGACTGGTTTGCCTCCTCAGCCGACTGGAACGCCTTGGCGCAAATGGTCCGGCAGGTGCCGGGCGCAAAGGTCTACCCGCTGTGTGTCGGCACCTTTGACAAGTTCCGGGCTGTGCTCTCCGACGGCGTGGACGGCGAGGACTTCGCCAGCCGCGACCTGCAGGCGGCGGTTGACTTTGCCGTGAGGCACGGGGGAGAGGGCGTGTCCGTCTGGGAGGCCGGACTGGATGCGGCCGACGTGGCGGCCATTCATGACGCCGGCCTGCAGGCATGGGTGTGGACGGTCAACGACTCAACCCGGGCCGCCGAGCTGCTGGCTCTGGGCGTGGACGGGATCTGCACGGACGACCCCGAACTGCTCCGGGGCGCCTCCGGTGCGGGCCGGGCCGGGATTCCTGACGGCGCCTTGGCCGGCGTGGGCGGTTAG
- a CDS encoding carbohydrate ABC transporter permease, which produces MPQLAHAAVPVARTAPAAPSGHPPAGRRRRVPWKSWLLFLLFAGPNVVLLLVFTYKPLVQSLQYSLLQWNIGSATARFVGLENYASWLADPATANVVRVTLVFTLATVAGGMVLGLSLALLLNRKLRGTGAARTVVVAPYVLSGVAVGLLWLFVFDPNFGVIGALLKLVGVKSPDWYNDPAWALPMIIIVYLWKNVGYVALIYLAALQAVPRDLTEAATLDGAGPFASFRHVVLPLLGPTTFFLSVTTLLSSLQSFDIIQAMTRGGPLEGTTTMMYQIYQEGFATGRAGYSSAIATILFLVLLVVTAVQMLFIQKKVHY; this is translated from the coding sequence ATGCCGCAACTGGCTCACGCTGCCGTCCCCGTGGCGAGGACAGCACCCGCAGCACCCTCCGGGCACCCACCGGCCGGGCGCAGGCGCCGCGTGCCGTGGAAATCATGGCTGCTGTTCCTGCTCTTTGCCGGACCCAACGTGGTCCTGCTCCTCGTTTTCACCTACAAGCCTCTTGTGCAGTCACTGCAATATTCACTGCTGCAGTGGAACATCGGCTCCGCCACCGCGCGTTTCGTGGGGCTCGAGAACTATGCCAGCTGGCTTGCCGACCCCGCCACAGCCAACGTGGTGCGGGTGACCCTCGTGTTTACCCTCGCCACGGTGGCCGGCGGCATGGTCCTGGGCCTGTCCCTGGCACTGCTGCTGAACCGGAAGCTTCGCGGCACCGGCGCCGCCCGCACCGTGGTCGTCGCCCCCTACGTCCTGTCGGGAGTCGCCGTCGGCCTGCTCTGGCTCTTCGTTTTTGACCCGAACTTTGGCGTGATCGGTGCGCTCCTGAAGTTGGTGGGGGTCAAGTCCCCGGACTGGTACAACGATCCGGCCTGGGCGCTGCCCATGATCATCATCGTGTACCTGTGGAAAAACGTGGGTTATGTGGCGCTGATCTACCTCGCGGCGCTGCAGGCTGTACCCAGGGACCTGACCGAGGCGGCGACCCTGGACGGCGCCGGGCCGTTCGCATCCTTCCGCCACGTGGTGCTGCCGCTCCTGGGGCCCACCACCTTCTTCCTGTCCGTCACCACCCTGCTGAGCTCGCTGCAGTCCTTTGACATCATCCAGGCGATGACCCGGGGCGGGCCGTTGGAGGGAACCACCACCATGATGTACCAGATATACCAGGAAGGCTTTGCCACCGGCCGGGCAGGGTACTCCTCCGCCATTGCAACAATCCTCTTCCTGGTCCTGCTGGTGGTCACCGCCGTGCAGATGCTGTTCATCCAAAAGAAGGTCCACTACTGA
- a CDS encoding carbohydrate ABC transporter permease → MSLDAKKLSPVKVAEMPPWPGGAAGGTPQEPARRRIQAGGYLMMLAAVAVMVLPLVWMMLASFKERDEIYTVPIQWLPESFDLSNYAAALAAVPFGNFFINSLITTLVGATLKIALGLTTAYAVVFLEFPFKNLIFGLVVFALLVPQQIVIIPNYTLVSDLGWINTYQGLILPGLASAFGTFLFRQHFLTLPVSVLEAAALDGASHWTRLWRFVVPISAPTIAAVALVSIVSEWNEYLWPLLVVDRAEMMTLPVGLTLLQNNDGVTNWGVLMAGTVLITVPVLLVFFLLQRRIVSGLTSGAVTG, encoded by the coding sequence ATGAGCCTCGACGCCAAAAAACTCAGTCCCGTCAAGGTGGCGGAAATGCCGCCGTGGCCCGGCGGTGCGGCCGGCGGCACGCCGCAGGAACCTGCAAGGCGCAGGATACAGGCCGGCGGCTACCTGATGATGCTGGCGGCCGTGGCCGTCATGGTCCTGCCGTTGGTGTGGATGATGCTGGCCAGCTTCAAGGAACGCGACGAAATCTACACCGTCCCCATCCAGTGGCTGCCGGAATCCTTTGACCTGTCCAACTATGCCGCCGCCCTGGCGGCGGTGCCATTCGGCAACTTTTTCATCAATTCCCTCATCACCACCCTGGTCGGGGCCACACTGAAGATCGCGCTCGGGCTGACCACCGCCTACGCCGTCGTGTTCCTGGAGTTCCCCTTCAAGAACCTCATCTTCGGGCTGGTGGTGTTCGCGCTGCTGGTGCCGCAGCAGATTGTCATCATCCCCAACTACACGCTCGTCTCCGACCTGGGCTGGATCAACACCTACCAGGGGCTCATCCTGCCGGGGCTCGCCAGCGCCTTTGGCACCTTCCTGTTCCGCCAGCATTTCCTCACACTGCCGGTTTCCGTCCTCGAGGCGGCGGCGCTGGACGGCGCGAGCCACTGGACCCGGCTCTGGCGGTTTGTTGTGCCCATCTCGGCGCCCACCATTGCCGCCGTGGCCCTGGTCTCCATCGTCTCCGAATGGAATGAGTACCTCTGGCCGCTGCTGGTGGTGGACAGGGCGGAGATGATGACCCTGCCGGTGGGGCTGACCCTGCTGCAGAACAACGACGGCGTCACCAACTGGGGCGTCCTGATGGCCGGCACCGTATTGATCACCGTGCCTGTGCTGCTCGTCTTCTTCCTGCTGCAGCGCAGGATCGTCTCCGGGCTCACCTCCGGCGCCGTCACCGGCTGA
- a CDS encoding ABC transporter substrate-binding protein, with product MNASPFATMNRRQLLQLAALLGGAGALAACGGPAVGGAGGAASDAATDWAAVTPAQEITWWSNHPGTSKDIESEIIKRFTAETGIKVNLVTAGANYDEVAQKFQAASGSSNVPDLVIASDVWWFRYMINGQILPLDQLAKHLEFGTDDFNTTLYNDYGFADSHWAVPYARSTPLFYYNRAVWEKAGLPDRAPKTWAEFDEWAPKIASAGEVMPLGLGKGTSWTAWWFCNMLWGAGGAYSSDWTMTLDTPEALAAANYLQTIIYDNKTAAVTSNDHVADFGAGLTGCTIASTGSLTGILGAAKFEVGTGFLPEGVKGPACPTGGTGLAIPAGKSPEQQLAAGMFLKFLTNAENTAYFSSNTGYMPVRTSAVEGETMQAVYAKMPQFRTAVDQLAGTRVQDWGRVFVPNGDKDLTTALEKIMLQQGDPAEAFATASASITKSYEENVKPYL from the coding sequence ATGAATGCCTCACCTTTTGCCACCATGAACCGCCGGCAGCTGCTCCAGCTCGCAGCCCTCCTTGGCGGGGCCGGTGCGCTGGCCGCCTGCGGGGGGCCCGCCGTCGGCGGTGCCGGCGGGGCCGCAAGCGATGCAGCCACCGACTGGGCGGCAGTGACCCCGGCCCAGGAGATCACCTGGTGGTCCAACCACCCCGGCACCTCCAAGGACATCGAGTCGGAGATCATCAAGCGATTCACCGCAGAGACCGGCATCAAGGTCAACCTCGTCACTGCAGGCGCCAACTACGATGAAGTCGCACAGAAGTTCCAGGCCGCCTCCGGTTCCAGCAACGTCCCGGACCTGGTCATCGCCAGTGATGTCTGGTGGTTCCGCTACATGATCAACGGCCAGATCCTGCCGCTGGACCAGCTGGCGAAGCACCTGGAATTTGGCACCGACGACTTCAACACCACCCTCTACAACGACTATGGGTTCGCCGACTCGCACTGGGCCGTCCCCTACGCGCGCTCGACCCCGCTGTTCTACTACAACCGTGCCGTGTGGGAAAAGGCCGGACTGCCCGACCGTGCACCGAAGACCTGGGCGGAGTTTGACGAGTGGGCACCCAAGATCGCGTCCGCAGGGGAGGTCATGCCGCTCGGCCTGGGCAAGGGCACGTCCTGGACGGCATGGTGGTTCTGCAACATGCTGTGGGGCGCCGGCGGCGCCTACTCCAGTGACTGGACCATGACGCTGGACACCCCCGAAGCGCTTGCCGCCGCCAACTACCTGCAAACCATCATCTACGACAACAAGACGGCGGCCGTCACCTCCAACGACCATGTGGCTGATTTTGGTGCGGGACTCACAGGCTGCACGATTGCCTCGACAGGCTCACTGACCGGCATCCTTGGCGCCGCGAAGTTTGAGGTGGGCACCGGCTTCCTGCCCGAAGGCGTCAAGGGCCCCGCCTGCCCGACGGGTGGCACCGGCCTGGCCATTCCGGCCGGCAAGTCACCCGAGCAGCAGCTGGCGGCGGGCATGTTCCTGAAGTTCCTCACGAATGCCGAGAACACGGCCTACTTCTCCTCCAACACCGGATACATGCCGGTGCGGACCTCCGCAGTTGAAGGCGAAACCATGCAGGCCGTCTACGCAAAGATGCCCCAGTTCCGCACGGCCGTGGACCAGCTGGCCGGCACACGGGTGCAGGACTGGGGACGGGTGTTTGTGCCCAACGGCGACAAGGACCTGACCACGGCGCTGGAAAAGATCATGCTGCAGCAAGGGGACCCGGCCGAGGCCTTCGCCACCGCATCGGCCTCCATCACCAAGTCGTACGAGGAAAACGTGAAGCCCTACCTGTAG
- a CDS encoding P1 family peptidase, whose product MPDKQAAPNGSPSGSITDVPGIRVGQAQRRTGGWLSGVSVVLPPPGTVGSVDVRGGGPGTHETDALDPTTMVPTVDAVALTGGSAYGLAAAGGVQRWCEENGRGFAVPGGVVPIVPAAAIFDLGRGGDFSARPTADMGYEAALDAAGSAEGAAVERGNAGAGTGAAIGAGQFKGGLGSASVRLSGDNAHIVVGALAVVNAAGVPWTPGAPAAMPGEGLNTTLAVVATNAVLTVAEAKRTATAAHAGMARALNPVHTLADGDTIFTLATCADELVPHPVVPVASLIELQSAAAEAVRLAILDGVAAAQAVETPSGILPVFPSAGAQGPI is encoded by the coding sequence GTGCCAGACAAGCAGGCAGCACCGAACGGGAGCCCGTCCGGTTCCATCACAGATGTCCCAGGGATCCGCGTGGGACAGGCCCAGCGGCGCACCGGCGGCTGGCTGAGCGGGGTCAGCGTGGTCCTGCCTCCGCCGGGCACGGTCGGATCCGTGGACGTGCGCGGCGGCGGTCCCGGCACACACGAGACCGACGCCCTGGACCCGACCACCATGGTGCCAACGGTGGACGCCGTCGCGCTGACGGGCGGCAGCGCCTACGGCCTCGCCGCGGCCGGGGGAGTGCAGCGCTGGTGCGAGGAGAACGGTCGCGGATTCGCGGTGCCGGGCGGGGTGGTGCCCATTGTTCCGGCCGCGGCCATCTTTGACCTGGGACGGGGCGGGGACTTTTCGGCCCGGCCCACCGCCGACATGGGTTATGAAGCGGCACTTGATGCCGCCGGCTCGGCGGAAGGGGCCGCCGTCGAGCGTGGAAATGCCGGTGCCGGTACGGGCGCAGCGATAGGTGCCGGCCAGTTCAAGGGCGGGTTGGGCAGTGCCTCGGTGCGGCTGTCGGGTGACAATGCCCATATTGTGGTCGGTGCGCTGGCGGTGGTCAATGCGGCCGGGGTGCCATGGACTCCGGGCGCGCCGGCGGCCATGCCGGGGGAGGGGCTGAACACGACCCTGGCCGTGGTGGCCACCAATGCGGTGCTCACCGTGGCCGAGGCCAAGCGCACCGCCACCGCAGCCCATGCGGGGATGGCCCGGGCCCTGAATCCCGTGCACACACTGGCCGACGGCGACACCATCTTCACGCTGGCGACATGCGCGGATGAGCTGGTGCCCCACCCGGTGGTGCCGGTAGCGTCGCTGATCGAACTGCAAAGTGCGGCAGCCGAGGCGGTCAGGCTGGCCATCCTCGACGGTGTGGCCGCGGCGCAGGCGGTGGAAACGCCGTCGGGCATCCTCCCGGTGTTCCCGTCGGCGGGGGCGCAGGGGCCAATTTAA
- the infA gene encoding translation initiation factor IF-1 gives MAKKDGVIEIEGVVTEALPNAMFRVELTNKHIVLAHISGKMRQHYIRILPEDRVVVELSPYDLTRGRIVYRYK, from the coding sequence ATGGCCAAGAAAGACGGGGTCATTGAGATCGAGGGCGTTGTGACGGAAGCGCTGCCCAACGCGATGTTTCGTGTTGAGCTGACGAACAAGCACATCGTTCTTGCCCATATCTCAGGAAAAATGCGCCAGCACTACATTCGTATCCTTCCTGAGGACCGAGTTGTGGTGGAGCTGAGCCCGTACGACCTTACCCGTGGTCGTATCGTCTACCGCTACAAGTAA
- the rpmJ gene encoding 50S ribosomal protein L36 → MKVKPSVKQICDKCKVIRRNGRVMVICENPRHKQRQG, encoded by the coding sequence ATGAAGGTCAAGCCGAGCGTCAAGCAGATCTGCGATAAGTGCAAGGTGATTCGCCGTAACGGTCGAGTCATGGTGATCTGCGAGAACCCGCGCCACAAGCAGCGCCAGGGCTAA
- the rpsM gene encoding 30S ribosomal protein S13 — protein MARLAGVDLPREKRLEVALTYIYGVGKTRAKKVLADTGISPDVRVKDLSDAELVQLRDNIEGNYKVEGDLRREVAADIRRKVEIGSYQGIRHRRGMPVHGQRTKTNARTRKGPKRTVAGKKKAGR, from the coding sequence ATGGCACGTCTCGCTGGCGTAGACCTTCCCCGCGAAAAGCGGCTGGAAGTAGCGCTTACATACATCTACGGCGTGGGCAAGACCCGTGCAAAGAAGGTCTTGGCAGACACGGGTATCTCCCCGGACGTCCGCGTTAAGGACCTTTCTGACGCTGAACTCGTTCAGTTGCGTGACAACATCGAGGGTAACTACAAGGTTGAGGGTGACCTTCGCCGCGAAGTAGCAGCTGATATCCGCCGCAAGGTTGAAATCGGCAGCTACCAGGGTATCCGCCACCGCCGCGGCATGCCCGTGCACGGCCAGCGCACGAAGACCAACGCACGCACCCGCAAGGGTCCGAAGCGTACCGTCGCAGGCAAGAAGAAGGCCGGCCGCTAG
- the rpsK gene encoding 30S ribosomal protein S11 → MPPKTRGAVRKPRRKDKKNIALGQAHIKSTFNNTIVSITDPNGAVISWASAGEVGFKGSRKSTPYAAQMAAEAAAKRAQEHGLRKVDVFVKGPGSGRETAIRSLQAAGLEVGSISDVTPSAHNGCRPPKRRRV, encoded by the coding sequence ATGCCCCCAAAGACTCGTGGAGCGGTTCGTAAGCCGCGTCGCAAGGATAAAAAGAATATTGCGCTGGGCCAGGCGCACATCAAGAGCACCTTCAACAACACCATCGTGTCCATCACGGACCCGAACGGTGCAGTCATCTCATGGGCATCTGCCGGTGAAGTTGGCTTCAAGGGCTCGCGCAAGTCGACTCCGTACGCTGCTCAGATGGCTGCTGAGGCAGCTGCCAAGCGCGCACAGGAGCACGGGCTGCGCAAGGTTGACGTTTTCGTGAAGGGTCCGGGCTCGGGCCGCGAAACGGCAATCCGTTCGCTGCAGGCTGCTGGTCTTGAGGTTGGCTCCATCTCGGATGTCACCCCCAGCGCCCACAACGGCTGCCGTCCGCCCAAGCGCCGTCGCGTCTAA
- a CDS encoding DNA-directed RNA polymerase subunit alpha — MLIAQRPTLSEEVVSENRSRFVIEPLEPGFGYTLGNSLRRTLLSSIPGAAVTSIRLDGVLHEFTTVPGVKEDVTEIILNIKGLSVSSEHDEPVVAYLRKQGPGVVTAADIAPPAGVEFHNPDMHIATLNSKGKFELELTIERGRGYVSAAQNKNVDQEIGRIPVDSIYSPVLKVTFRVEATRVEQRTDFDKLIVDVETKQAISPRDAIASAGTTLVELFGLARELNTAAEGIEIGPSPTDAALAADMALPIEDLDLTVRSYNCLKREGIHSVGELVARSEADLMDIRNFGAKSIDEVKAKLVELGLSLKDSPPGFDLAARAAALDENDDAFGDDEL, encoded by the coding sequence GTGCTCATTGCACAGCGCCCCACCCTATCTGAAGAAGTAGTTTCCGAGAATCGCTCACGGTTTGTTATCGAACCGCTGGAGCCGGGCTTCGGTTACACCCTGGGAAATTCCCTGCGTCGGACCCTGCTGTCCTCCATCCCTGGCGCTGCTGTCACCAGCATCCGCCTCGATGGCGTCCTGCATGAGTTCACCACGGTTCCCGGTGTCAAGGAAGATGTCACTGAGATCATCCTGAACATCAAGGGACTGTCCGTGTCATCGGAGCATGACGAGCCTGTCGTCGCCTACCTGCGCAAGCAGGGTCCCGGCGTTGTCACGGCCGCCGACATCGCTCCTCCGGCCGGTGTGGAATTCCACAACCCTGACATGCACATTGCCACGCTGAACTCGAAGGGCAAGTTCGAACTCGAGCTGACCATCGAGCGCGGCCGCGGCTACGTTTCAGCAGCCCAGAACAAGAACGTTGACCAGGAGATCGGCCGCATTCCGGTTGACTCCATCTACTCTCCCGTTCTGAAGGTGACCTTCCGCGTGGAGGCAACCCGTGTTGAACAGCGCACTGACTTTGACAAGCTGATCGTCGATGTAGAGACAAAGCAGGCCATCTCCCCGCGGGATGCCATTGCCTCTGCCGGCACCACGCTGGTTGAACTGTTCGGATTGGCCCGCGAGCTCAACACCGCGGCTGAAGGCATTGAGATTGGCCCGTCCCCGACGGATGCAGCTCTTGCCGCAGACATGGCCCTGCCGATCGAGGACCTGGACCTGACGGTTCGTTCCTACAACTGCCTCAAGCGTGAGGGCATCCACTCCGTGGGTGAACTCGTTGCTCGCTCCGAGGCTGACCTGATGGACATTCGCAACTTCGGTGCAAAGTCCATCGACGAGGTAAAGGCAAAGCTGGTTGAGCTCGGTCTGTCCCTGAAGGATTCCCCTCCAGGATTTGACCTGGCCGCCCGTGCCGCAGCCCTTGATGAGAACGACGACGCATTTGGCGACGACGAACTCTAA
- the rplQ gene encoding 50S ribosomal protein L17, translated as MPTPAKGPRLGGGAAHERLMLANLSASLFEHKRITTTLTKAKRLSPYAERLVTFAKRGDLASRRRVLGLISDKGIVHELFTDIAKAVENREGGYTRITKIGNRKGDNAPMAVIELVLEPVSPKQAVVKEATAAAAKAAPVEEAPVEEVVETEVVAEEAAAEVEEAAAEEAK; from the coding sequence ATGCCTACACCCGCCAAGGGTCCCCGCCTCGGAGGCGGAGCGGCTCACGAGCGCCTGATGCTCGCGAACCTGTCCGCTTCGCTCTTTGAGCACAAGCGGATCACCACCACCCTGACCAAGGCAAAGCGCCTGAGCCCCTACGCAGAGCGACTGGTAACTTTCGCAAAGCGTGGCGACCTGGCCTCACGCCGCCGCGTCCTCGGCCTGATCAGCGACAAGGGCATTGTCCATGAGCTGTTCACCGACATCGCCAAGGCTGTGGAGAACCGCGAAGGCGGCTACACCCGCATCACCAAGATCGGCAACCGCAAGGGCGACAACGCCCCCATGGCTGTCATCGAGCTTGTTCTGGAACCGGTCAGCCCCAAGCAGGCCGTCGTGAAGGAAGCAACCGCTGCCGCCGCCAAGGCTGCCCCGGTTGAAGAAGCTCCGGTTGAGGAAGTTGTCGAGACCGAGGTTGTGGCTGAAGAAGCCGCTGCCGAGGTTGAAGAAGCTGCCGCTGAAGAAGCCAAGTAA
- the truA gene encoding tRNA pseudouridine(38-40) synthase TruA, whose protein sequence is MQTPHLSPEERGLVRIRLDIAYDGGPFSGWAVQPGRRTVQGELEAALALILRRQARLTVAGRTDAGVHARGQVAHLDLTREEWDGISRGHAVEPSLALHRRINGALGRILGDLTGAVQVQAVAAAPEGFDARFSALWRRYSYLIADGSTRRDPLARAQTLWFNHDLDVAAMNAGAAELLGLGDFKAFAKPREGSTTIRTLQRFDFTRQDDGVIKLNIKADAFCHNMVRALTGAALRVGRGVEGPHWMRERQLAGVRDAKSVLASAHPLVFEEVRYPDAAGLHERAALTRARRVAADTPGTPL, encoded by the coding sequence ATGCAGACACCCCACCTCTCCCCGGAAGAACGCGGCCTGGTGCGCATCCGCCTGGACATTGCCTACGACGGCGGTCCGTTCAGCGGGTGGGCCGTGCAGCCCGGGCGCCGCACCGTCCAGGGTGAGCTGGAAGCGGCACTGGCGCTCATCCTGCGCCGGCAGGCCCGCCTCACCGTTGCCGGCCGCACCGATGCGGGGGTGCACGCCCGCGGGCAGGTTGCCCATCTTGACCTCACACGGGAGGAGTGGGACGGGATCAGCCGGGGACACGCCGTCGAGCCTTCCCTTGCCCTCCATCGGCGCATCAACGGGGCCCTGGGCCGGATCCTGGGGGATCTCACCGGTGCCGTGCAGGTCCAGGCCGTGGCTGCGGCGCCCGAGGGGTTCGACGCCCGGTTCTCGGCCCTGTGGCGCCGCTACAGCTACCTGATTGCCGACGGTTCCACCCGCCGCGACCCGCTGGCCCGGGCACAGACGCTCTGGTTCAACCACGACCTGGACGTGGCGGCGATGAATGCCGGGGCTGCGGAACTGCTGGGCTTGGGCGATTTCAAGGCCTTCGCGAAGCCGCGGGAGGGGTCCACCACGATCCGCACGCTGCAGCGCTTTGATTTCACCCGGCAGGACGACGGTGTGATCAAGCTCAACATCAAGGCGGACGCCTTTTGCCACAACATGGTGCGTGCCTTGACGGGCGCGGCGCTGCGGGTGGGCCGCGGCGTGGAGGGACCGCACTGGATGCGCGAACGGCAGCTGGCTGGCGTTCGCGACGCAAAATCCGTGCTGGCAAGCGCACATCCGCTGGTTTTCGAGGAAGTCCGCTACCCGGATGCGGCCGGCCTCCATGAACGAGCCGCCCTCACCAGGGCTCGCCGGGTGGCTGCAGATACCCCCGGAACCCCGCTTTGA
- the rplM gene encoding 50S ribosomal protein L13 — protein MRTYTPKPGDIDRQWHIIDANDVVLGRLASQTATLLRGKHKPTFAPHMDMGDFVIIINAEKVALTGAKLEQKRAYRHSGFPGGLSSVNYAELLEKNPVRAVEKAVAGMLPKTKLGNAQISKLKVYRGSEHPHAAQQPKTFEITQVAQ, from the coding sequence GTGCGTACGTATACCCCGAAGCCCGGCGATATCGACCGTCAGTGGCACATCATTGATGCCAACGACGTTGTCTTGGGCCGTCTTGCCAGCCAGACCGCAACACTGCTGCGTGGAAAGCACAAGCCGACCTTCGCTCCCCATATGGACATGGGCGATTTCGTCATCATCATCAACGCCGAGAAGGTTGCCCTGACCGGCGCCAAGCTCGAGCAGAAGCGCGCTTACCGCCACTCGGGTTTCCCGGGCGGCCTGTCAAGCGTCAACTATGCAGAACTGCTGGAAAAGAACCCGGTTCGCGCCGTGGAGAAGGCCGTTGCCGGCATGCTCCCCAAGACCAAGCTGGGCAACGCCCAGATCAGCAAGCTGAAGGTCTACCGCGGTTCCGAGCACCCTCACGCAGCTCAGCAGCCCAAGACTTTCGAAATTACCCAGGTCGCCCAGTAG